One Tistrella mobilis DNA segment encodes these proteins:
- a CDS encoding PEP/pyruvate-binding domain-containing protein, with amino-acid sequence MAGPSTTIPVILPGAALAEDASAASLGNKAFNLARMAALGLPVPPGFVIGTAWCARAKEVGPSLWRPALKRLEEATGRGLGDPRRPLLLSVRSGAPVSMPGMMETLLNIGLSDATVDGMLRLTGHPRLVWDAYRRLVAGFGEVVAGIDPAAFDADLDAIRGTVPERALDFDALRRLTRRHLDTYARAAGTAFPQDPADQLQAAIQAVFRSWQAPMARSWRALHAIADSMGTAVTVQQMVFGNAGGLSGAGVGFTRDPTTGVPGLWVDFLFNAQGEDVVAGRRSAEGHEALSAAAPHLWAELVASAARLEQAFGDMQDIEFTIEDGRLFLLQTRDGKRTPLAAARIALDLLDEGLIDARTARDRLRSLDRASLAERVIATADGRVAEPLARAASASAGVASGPIALDEAQVEAARTRGEVPILVRRDAETRDVAALDRAGGLLTMRGARTSHAAVVARQLGKVCLVGCGELMIDEAAGRVVIGGRIFGTGSQITLDGNTGTVHAGALEVVTREPEDLLARIDTVLAPD; translated from the coding sequence ATGGCCGGACCTTCCACCACCATCCCCGTCATCCTGCCGGGCGCTGCCCTGGCCGAAGATGCAAGCGCGGCGAGCCTTGGCAACAAGGCCTTCAATCTGGCCCGCATGGCGGCGCTGGGCCTGCCGGTTCCGCCCGGCTTCGTGATCGGCACGGCCTGGTGCGCCCGGGCGAAAGAGGTCGGGCCATCCCTGTGGCGCCCCGCGCTCAAGCGGCTGGAAGAGGCGACCGGCCGCGGGCTTGGGGATCCCCGCCGGCCTTTGCTGCTGTCGGTGCGCTCCGGTGCGCCGGTTTCGATGCCGGGCATGATGGAGACCCTGCTCAATATCGGGCTCTCAGACGCGACCGTCGACGGCATGCTTCGGCTGACCGGCCATCCGCGGCTCGTCTGGGATGCCTATCGCCGGCTGGTCGCAGGGTTCGGCGAGGTGGTGGCGGGTATCGATCCCGCCGCCTTCGATGCCGATCTGGACGCGATCCGCGGCACGGTGCCTGAGAGGGCGCTGGATTTCGACGCCCTGCGCAGACTGACCCGCCGGCATCTGGACACCTATGCCCGGGCCGCCGGCACGGCCTTCCCTCAGGATCCCGCCGATCAGCTTCAGGCGGCGATCCAGGCGGTGTTCCGCTCGTGGCAGGCGCCCATGGCACGGTCGTGGCGGGCGTTGCATGCGATCGCCGACAGCATGGGCACGGCGGTGACCGTGCAGCAGATGGTGTTCGGCAATGCCGGCGGGCTCTCGGGCGCCGGTGTGGGCTTCACCCGCGACCCCACCACCGGCGTGCCCGGCCTCTGGGTCGATTTCCTGTTCAATGCCCAGGGTGAGGATGTCGTCGCCGGTCGCCGCTCGGCCGAGGGGCATGAGGCTTTGTCGGCCGCGGCACCGCATCTCTGGGCGGAACTGGTAGCGTCGGCAGCCCGGCTGGAACAGGCCTTCGGCGACATGCAGGACATCGAATTCACCATCGAGGACGGCCGCCTGTTCCTGCTTCAGACCCGCGACGGAAAGCGCACGCCGCTTGCCGCCGCACGCATCGCACTCGATCTGCTGGACGAAGGGCTGATCGATGCCCGTACCGCCCGCGACCGTCTCCGATCCCTTGATCGCGCAAGCCTTGCCGAGCGGGTGATTGCCACGGCCGATGGACGGGTGGCCGAGCCGCTCGCCCGCGCGGCCAGCGCATCCGCCGGCGTGGCGAGCGGGCCCATCGCCCTCGACGAAGCCCAGGTCGAGGCGGCGCGCACCCGCGGCGAGGTCCCCATCCTGGTGCGCCGGGACGCGGAAACCCGGGATGTCGCCGCGCTCGACCGTGCCGGCGGGCTGCTCACCATGCGTGGCGCCCGGACATCCCATGCAGCCGTGGTGGCCCGGCAGCTCGGCAAGGTCTGTCTGGTCGGTTGCGGAGAGTTGATGATCGACGAAGCCGCGGGGCGGGTGGTGATCGGCGGCCGGATCTTCGGGACCGGCAGCCAGATCACGCTGGACGGTAATACCGGCACGGTTCATGCCGGTGCGCTTGAGGTGGTGACCCGCGAGCCCGAAGATCTTCTGGCCCGCATCGACACGGTCCTAGCCCCGGACTGA
- a CDS encoding F0F1 ATP synthase subunit C, producing the protein MTNWIEIVSILAAAMAVSFGAIGPALGEGRAVAAAMDAIARQPEAAPTLSRTLFVGLAMIETMAIYCLVIALLVLFANPFVG; encoded by the coding sequence ATGACCAACTGGATCGAGATCGTCAGCATTCTCGCCGCCGCGATGGCGGTGTCTTTCGGCGCCATCGGCCCCGCGCTCGGCGAAGGCCGGGCAGTGGCGGCTGCGATGGATGCCATCGCCCGCCAGCCCGAGGCGGCCCCAACCCTGTCGCGCACCCTGTTCGTCGGCCTGGCGATGATCGAGACCATGGCGATCTACTGTCTGGTGATCGCGCTGCTGGTGCTGTTCGCCAATCCCTTCGTCGGCTGA
- a CDS encoding ABC transporter ATP-binding protein, whose product MIVFEGVSKFHGNRAAVEDLSFTVPEGEICALVGPSGSGKSTTLRLVNRLIEPDTGRITLGRTDIASLEPVALRRRIGYVIQSIGLFPHWTVARNVATVPVLLGWPRDRIRARVDELLDLVGLDPAEFGGRHPHELSGGQQQRVGVARALAADPEVLLMDEPFGALDPVTRDEIQTELQRIQTATGKTIVIVTHDVDEAIRLAHRIAILRDGRLVQIDRPAALLARPADEFVREFVGGPLAGLRMLRTRTVAERIEAGADVAGGPVLHPDMPLDLALGAMVAARADRLAVADASGRKLGVVTLGGLVAG is encoded by the coding sequence ATGATCGTCTTCGAAGGGGTGAGCAAATTCCACGGCAACCGCGCCGCGGTCGAAGACCTCTCCTTCACGGTGCCCGAGGGGGAGATCTGTGCGCTGGTCGGACCCTCGGGCTCCGGCAAGTCCACCACGCTGCGCCTCGTCAACCGTCTGATCGAGCCCGACACCGGCCGGATCACGCTCGGCCGCACCGACATCGCGAGCCTTGAGCCCGTCGCACTGCGACGCCGCATCGGCTATGTCATCCAGTCCATCGGGCTGTTCCCGCACTGGACGGTGGCGCGCAATGTCGCAACCGTGCCGGTGCTGCTCGGCTGGCCCAGGGACCGGATCCGGGCGCGGGTCGATGAACTCCTCGATCTGGTCGGGTTGGACCCGGCGGAGTTCGGCGGCCGCCATCCGCATGAACTTTCAGGTGGCCAGCAGCAGCGCGTGGGCGTTGCCCGTGCGCTGGCCGCCGATCCCGAGGTTCTGCTGATGGACGAGCCTTTCGGCGCGCTCGACCCGGTCACGCGCGACGAGATCCAGACCGAACTCCAGCGCATTCAGACGGCCACGGGCAAGACGATCGTCATCGTTACCCATGACGTCGACGAAGCCATTCGCCTTGCCCATCGCATCGCCATCCTGCGCGATGGCCGGCTGGTGCAGATCGATCGCCCGGCCGCCCTGCTCGCCCGGCCGGCGGATGAGTTCGTGCGGGAATTCGTCGGCGGGCCGCTTGCCGGTCTGCGCATGCTTCGTACCCGCACGGTGGCGGAGCGGATCGAGGCCGGGGCCGATGTCGCGGGCGGGCCGGTCCTGCATCCGGACATGCCGCTGGACCTGGCCCTGGGTGCCATGGTGGCGGCCAGGGCCGATCGGCTGGCGGTGGCCGATGCCTCCGGTCGGAAGCTCGGGGTGGTGACCCTGGGCGGGCTGGTGGCAGGATGA
- a CDS encoding MFS transporter: MTTTSPASPVFHGWFVVAAAFAVMFIGFGAAYSFSAFVDPLQGTFGASRGEVSLIFSLAGFLYFALGLITGPIADRWGARPITLAGMVFVGLGMILAAQATSMNQVYIAYGLGVGLGVGCSYVPAIACVQRWFTRKRAFASGLAVAGIGVGTLVVPPAASLAIEALGWRTAWVVMGVAAIVLGAGMALLLEADPRHRGLAPDGGTAAAVQGTGPAPGMSVAEALRSRAFFQLYLSGTISAFGVFVPFVHLVPYATDRGTAPATAALLLGVIGIGSTAGRFMLGGIADRLGRRTTLVCMYVGMGASLIIWAGFSSLWALGLFAFLYGVFYGGWVAVLPSVVMDAFGSRNVSGIIGILYTCVAVGTLVGPTAAGYIYDASGSYLLPILVAMAGNFTAAGVMALGMRRGQ; encoded by the coding sequence ATGACCACCACCTCCCCCGCATCCCCGGTCTTCCACGGCTGGTTCGTGGTTGCCGCAGCCTTTGCCGTGATGTTCATCGGCTTCGGAGCCGCCTACAGTTTCAGCGCCTTCGTCGACCCGCTGCAGGGCACGTTCGGTGCCTCCCGCGGGGAAGTCTCGCTGATCTTCTCCCTGGCCGGTTTTCTGTATTTCGCGCTCGGTCTCATCACCGGTCCGATTGCGGATCGCTGGGGGGCACGACCGATCACCCTGGCCGGCATGGTCTTCGTCGGGTTGGGCATGATTCTGGCGGCACAGGCGACCAGCATGAACCAGGTCTATATCGCTTATGGTCTGGGTGTCGGTCTGGGCGTCGGCTGTTCCTATGTTCCGGCAATCGCCTGTGTCCAGCGCTGGTTCACCCGCAAACGCGCCTTCGCCTCGGGCCTCGCCGTGGCGGGCATCGGCGTCGGTACCCTGGTGGTTCCGCCGGCAGCGTCTCTGGCGATTGAGGCCCTGGGCTGGCGAACCGCCTGGGTGGTGATGGGCGTCGCGGCGATTGTCCTCGGCGCCGGCATGGCCCTGCTCCTGGAGGCGGATCCACGCCATCGCGGGCTTGCGCCGGATGGCGGCACCGCTGCCGCCGTTCAGGGAACCGGTCCGGCACCGGGCATGTCGGTCGCCGAAGCCCTGCGCTCACGCGCCTTCTTTCAGCTCTATCTGTCGGGCACCATCTCGGCCTTCGGCGTTTTCGTGCCCTTCGTCCATCTGGTCCCCTATGCCACGGATCGGGGCACGGCGCCGGCAACCGCAGCCCTGCTTCTGGGGGTGATCGGTATCGGCAGCACTGCCGGTCGTTTCATGCTGGGCGGTATCGCCGACCGACTGGGGCGACGGACGACTCTGGTCTGCATGTATGTGGGCATGGGCGCATCGCTGATCATCTGGGCCGGGTTCTCCAGCCTTTGGGCGCTCGGCCTTTTCGCCTTCCTCTATGGCGTGTTCTATGGCGGCTGGGTGGCCGTGCTTCCGTCGGTGGTGATGGATGCCTTCGGCAGCCGCAATGTCAGCGGCATCATCGGCATTCTGTATACCTGCGTGGCGGTGGGCACGCTGGTCGGCCCTACGGCGGCCGGCTATATCTACGACGCCTCGGGCAGCTATCTGCTGCCGATCCTGGTGGCGATGGCGGGGAACTTCACGGCCGCCGGGGTGATGGCACTGGGCATGCGGCGCGGGCAGTGA
- a CDS encoding TfoX/Sxy family protein, whose product MSNSADAREQALEVAERLAPLGPVVVKRMFSGAGLSIDGVNFAFVIGGTLYFRVDDQSRPAYEAMGLEPFRYDRPGRTVTVGSYYEAPDEVFDDDEVLCDHARAAWQAALTASRARPPKKPRAPRRRAAG is encoded by the coding sequence ATGAGCAACAGTGCTGACGCCCGCGAACAGGCGCTGGAGGTGGCGGAACGGCTGGCCCCGCTGGGCCCGGTGGTCGTGAAGCGCATGTTCAGCGGGGCAGGGCTGTCCATCGACGGCGTGAACTTCGCCTTCGTGATCGGCGGCACCCTCTATTTCAGGGTCGACGACCAAAGCCGGCCCGCATACGAGGCCATGGGGCTGGAGCCGTTTCGTTATGACCGGCCCGGACGAACCGTCACCGTCGGGTCCTATTACGAGGCGCCGGACGAGGTTTTCGATGATGACGAGGTGCTTTGCGACCACGCAAGGGCAGCCTGGCAGGCGGCGCTGACGGCATCTCGTGCCCGTCCTCCGAAAAAGCCCCGCGCCCCGCGGCGCCGGGCGGCCGGCTGA
- a CDS encoding ABC transporter permease encodes MSLAGTPPLGRPGRPLWRDPLPWAAAALVIATLAMPAAEPLFRALYPDLPRPIYTRTDFLTLMLSHVGLVAASSVIICLVGIAVGIFVTRPAGRDFARLVDMATAVGQTFPPVAVLALAVPAVGYGPLPTLIALACYGVLPVVETTAAGLRALPPALKEAADGAGFGPTGRLLRIELPLAFPVMLAGIRTAVIINIGTATIGSTVGAVSLGSPIIEGLSGSNPAYVVQGAVLVGLLAITTDLCFERLARLGSVRG; translated from the coding sequence ATGAGCCTTGCCGGCACCCCGCCTCTTGGTCGCCCGGGCCGCCCGCTCTGGCGCGATCCGCTGCCCTGGGCCGCTGCGGCGCTGGTGATCGCGACGCTCGCCATGCCGGCGGCCGAACCCCTGTTCCGGGCGCTCTATCCCGACTTGCCCCGGCCGATCTACACCCGGACCGATTTCCTGACTCTGATGCTCTCGCATGTCGGGCTGGTGGCGGCCTCGAGCGTGATCATCTGCCTGGTCGGCATCGCCGTCGGCATTTTCGTCACCCGGCCCGCCGGCCGTGACTTCGCCCGCCTGGTCGACATGGCGACGGCCGTGGGGCAGACCTTTCCGCCGGTTGCCGTGCTTGCCCTGGCCGTGCCGGCGGTGGGCTATGGTCCGCTGCCGACGCTGATTGCGCTTGCCTGCTACGGTGTGCTGCCGGTGGTCGAGACCACGGCAGCCGGCCTCCGCGCCCTGCCGCCGGCATTGAAGGAAGCTGCCGACGGTGCCGGTTTCGGCCCGACCGGCCGCCTGCTCCGCATCGAGCTGCCGCTTGCCTTCCCGGTGATGCTGGCGGGCATCCGGACGGCGGTGATCATCAATATCGGCACGGCCACGATCGGTTCGACCGTCGGTGCCGTCAGTCTGGGGTCGCCGATCATCGAGGGGCTGTCGGGCTCCAACCCGGCCTATGTGGTTCAGGGAGCGGTCCTGGTCGGGCTGCTCGCCATCACCACCGACCTCTGTTTCGAACGCCTCGCCCGCCTGGGGTCAGTCCGGGGCTAG
- a CDS encoding phosphate transport regulator: MEKTGVVDALGQVQLLLPAWITTALAANDRLKLYLSVLQAARHRATGPGAAPVDLTREAAAAGVDGAWASEAVATATPDADGVHLPDLPRLRQLLAQDLKLMARPLIDGGHDEAGSHARRVAVWVARLDGMEGNRLEDAVLTALTAGRDTAPDGFHPLVMDLHKSLNRLATELADEQIDGAHVWAIADADRPRIAAFMRGLNRTRPLKFDHPGLETAATRDRQRLLIQNDIGTNDAHVLVIQVQDLRISLTYLDLHRQRFAFFQTMLGMIGAVWSDSESRRTRGLNAGEAYHVGTAIFDCADEAALLGALEGLAARIVFLIDWNRARKRLAPFVSKLDAIAVLTDAATREAGHMAWLVAGGPDLVHGAMQAVGPEYFRIGDRLDEVMGRTAAMAFLVELMVRAKEALLRNQPAGVVADDARVMLLAHLRHQVSEFEALADHAGFCHALAEGVRDGLIHGLEHDATAATTFADRAKTWERQADELVMRLREQADRQPHRLPMLRLIERADDVADALEEAAFLLSVIAEGHDRGWTSEVREVLRRLAETTFTAAQDHVRALAIARSLGPDGTADDHEELVAVLWRIVGAERAADQLLRDVRRVLARHLTDAATLNLATDFAAALELATDALLVTGYGLRDLAFSRMGAGA; this comes from the coding sequence ATGGAGAAGACCGGGGTCGTCGATGCGCTCGGCCAGGTGCAGCTGTTGCTGCCGGCCTGGATCACCACCGCCCTTGCGGCAAATGACCGGCTGAAACTGTATCTGAGCGTCCTGCAGGCCGCCCGACATCGGGCGACCGGGCCCGGCGCTGCACCCGTAGACCTGACGCGCGAGGCGGCGGCTGCCGGCGTCGACGGCGCCTGGGCCAGCGAGGCGGTGGCAACCGCGACCCCCGATGCCGACGGCGTGCATCTGCCGGATCTGCCCCGGCTGCGGCAGCTGCTGGCTCAAGACCTGAAGCTGATGGCCAGGCCGCTGATCGATGGCGGCCATGATGAGGCGGGCAGCCATGCCCGACGGGTTGCGGTGTGGGTGGCGCGGCTCGACGGGATGGAGGGCAACCGGCTGGAGGATGCCGTGCTGACGGCGCTGACCGCCGGTCGCGACACGGCACCCGACGGCTTCCACCCGCTGGTGATGGATCTGCACAAGAGTCTGAACCGGCTGGCGACGGAACTGGCCGACGAGCAGATCGACGGCGCCCATGTCTGGGCCATCGCCGATGCCGACCGGCCGAGGATCGCCGCCTTCATGCGCGGGCTGAATCGCACCCGGCCGCTCAAATTCGATCACCCGGGGCTCGAGACCGCAGCGACCCGCGACAGGCAGCGGCTGCTGATCCAGAACGACATCGGCACCAATGACGCCCATGTCCTGGTCATCCAGGTCCAGGATCTGCGGATCAGCCTGACCTATTTGGATCTCCACCGCCAGCGCTTCGCCTTCTTTCAGACCATGCTGGGGATGATCGGCGCCGTGTGGTCGGACAGCGAAAGCCGCCGGACCCGCGGGCTGAATGCCGGCGAGGCCTATCACGTCGGCACCGCGATCTTCGATTGTGCGGATGAGGCGGCATTGCTCGGCGCGCTGGAAGGTCTGGCCGCGCGGATCGTGTTCCTGATCGACTGGAACCGGGCACGCAAACGGCTGGCCCCCTTCGTGTCGAAGCTCGATGCGATTGCCGTCCTCACCGACGCGGCAACGCGTGAGGCAGGGCATATGGCCTGGCTGGTGGCCGGCGGGCCCGATCTGGTCCATGGCGCGATGCAGGCCGTGGGGCCTGAATACTTCCGCATCGGCGACCGGCTGGACGAGGTCATGGGCCGCACCGCCGCGATGGCTTTTCTGGTCGAGCTGATGGTGCGGGCGAAAGAGGCCCTGCTGCGCAATCAGCCGGCCGGGGTGGTGGCAGATGATGCCCGGGTGATGCTGCTGGCCCATCTCCGTCATCAGGTCAGCGAGTTCGAGGCACTGGCCGACCATGCCGGCTTCTGCCATGCGCTTGCCGAAGGGGTGCGGGACGGGCTGATCCATGGTCTTGAGCACGATGCAACGGCCGCAACCACTTTTGCCGACCGTGCCAAGACCTGGGAACGGCAGGCCGACGAACTGGTCATGCGGCTGCGTGAACAGGCGGATCGCCAGCCCCATCGCCTGCCGATGCTGCGCCTGATCGAACGGGCCGACGACGTCGCCGATGCCCTTGAAGAGGCCGCGTTCCTGCTGTCGGTGATCGCCGAGGGTCATGATCGGGGCTGGACATCCGAGGTCCGCGAGGTGCTGCGCCGCCTGGCCGAGACCACTTTCACCGCCGCCCAGGACCATGTCCGTGCCCTGGCCATTGCGCGCAGTCTGGGGCCCGATGGCACAGCGGACGATCATGAAGAGCTGGTGGCCGTCCTCTGGCGGATCGTCGGTGCCGAACGCGCCGCCGATCAGCTGTTGCGCGACGTCCGCCGCGTGCTCGCCCGCCACCTGACCGATGCCGCGACCCTCAATCTCGCTACCGATTTCGCGGCCGCTTTGGAACTCGCGACCGATGCCCTGCTGGTCACCGGCTATGGGCTGCGCGACCTCGCCTTCAGCCGCATGGGAGCCGGAGCATGA
- a CDS encoding ABC transporter permease, which yields MSTLDGLDAVDDEAAPAGRPSPRGNRLLAVLVMAMAAATAFAGFVTIAPNRILSGRAVAAVDALPGTEFAILVLILAGLGATALIRPGRGADLIAAALAGLLFFGLLFAAGDIATGVLAERGTAARTSFGAGFWILVAAALLVLIDAVARLRPGPVLGPLGVVVLLGLIWAAVASGRLDDLSLMREYMARRDRFGVEILRHLQLVALALAIALPSGAALGLWARARRGAAPLIFGVLNLLQTVPSIALFALLIGPLTSLATAVPALKAAGVSGIGVAPAVIALALYALLPTARGVVAGFASVPEAVIEAARGMGLSDRQILVQVSLPLALPVLLAGLRIVLVQTIGLAVVAALIGAGGLGAFVFQGLGQTATDLVLLGALTAIALALAADVVLRAASAWLATRLTGARTS from the coding sequence GTGAGCACGCTCGACGGCCTGGATGCCGTCGACGACGAGGCGGCGCCCGCCGGGCGCCCCTCTCCGCGCGGCAACCGGCTGCTGGCGGTTCTGGTGATGGCGATGGCGGCGGCGACCGCTTTCGCGGGTTTCGTGACCATCGCCCCCAACCGCATCCTTTCCGGCCGTGCCGTGGCCGCCGTCGACGCCCTTCCGGGGACCGAATTCGCCATCCTGGTGCTGATCCTGGCGGGGCTGGGCGCCACCGCGCTGATCCGGCCCGGGCGCGGGGCCGATCTGATCGCGGCGGCGCTTGCCGGCCTGCTGTTCTTCGGCCTGCTCTTCGCTGCCGGCGACATCGCCACCGGGGTTCTTGCCGAACGCGGCACCGCCGCCCGCACCTCCTTCGGCGCCGGCTTCTGGATCCTGGTCGCCGCGGCGCTTCTGGTGCTGATCGATGCCGTCGCCCGGCTGAGGCCGGGCCCGGTACTGGGGCCGCTGGGTGTGGTGGTCCTGCTCGGCCTGATCTGGGCGGCGGTCGCCTCGGGCCGGCTCGATGATCTGTCGCTGATGCGCGAATACATGGCTCGCCGCGACCGGTTCGGCGTCGAGATCCTGCGTCATCTGCAGCTGGTGGCGCTGGCGCTTGCGATCGCCTTGCCGTCGGGCGCTGCCCTCGGCCTTTGGGCGCGGGCACGGCGCGGCGCGGCGCCCTTGATCTTCGGCGTGCTCAACCTGCTCCAGACCGTGCCCTCGATCGCGCTTTTCGCCCTGCTGATCGGCCCGTTGACCAGCCTTGCCACCGCCGTGCCGGCTCTGAAGGCGGCAGGTGTGTCGGGGATCGGCGTGGCGCCGGCGGTGATCGCCCTCGCCCTCTACGCCCTGCTGCCGACGGCGCGCGGCGTGGTCGCCGGCTTCGCCTCGGTGCCGGAGGCGGTGATAGAGGCCGCCCGCGGCATGGGTCTCTCCGACCGTCAGATCCTGGTTCAGGTCTCGCTGCCGCTGGCCCTGCCGGTGTTGCTCGCGGGTCTCCGGATCGTGCTCGTGCAGACGATCGGTCTTGCGGTGGTCGCGGCGCTGATCGGCGCCGGCGGGTTGGGCGCCTTCGTCTTCCAGGGGCTGGGTCAGACCGCAACCGATCTGGTCCTGCTGGGGGCGCTGACCGCGATCGCCCTCGCCCTCGCCGCCGATGTGGTGCTGCGCGCCGCCTCGGCCTGGCTCGCCACCCGCCTGACCGGAGCCCGTACGTCATGA
- a CDS encoding F0F1 ATP synthase subunit alpha produces MTASDPIQQAAMADDGAWLADGEARLDRARVGAAAEAVGRVERMGDGIALVSGLPDIRLMELLDMGEGRRAFALTLDTGRIGAVMMDDGAGIAAGSPVRGTGQVVTVPVGPGLLGRVIDPLGRPLDGGGAVKATETLPVERPAPAIMDRDLVTEPVETGLLVVDALFALGRGQRELIVGDRATGKTAVAVDTIINQAHSDMICVYVAVGQRASAVRRVIDAVKRFGAPERTVFVVAGAGAPAGLQWMAPFAGMTIAEAVRDAGGHALIVIDDLTRHAATHRELALLTHEPPGREAYPGDIFYLHSRLLERAAKLSPELGGGSLTALPIAETDAGNLSAYIPTNLISITDGQIVLDRGLFAADQRPAVDVGLSVSRVGGKTQTAALRGAVGRLRLDYAQFLELEMFTRFGRMTDARVRDRIRRGEAIRAWLRQPRYAALRPIDEIGVLVGLSGGIFDGLSKDQVEAIRPRLAAHLDAHAPGAARIVAAGGKLDDAARAELVAALKELTGHLSAPAATGTNG; encoded by the coding sequence ATGACCGCCAGTGATCCGATCCAGCAGGCCGCCATGGCCGATGACGGCGCCTGGCTGGCCGATGGCGAGGCCCGGCTCGATCGTGCCCGGGTGGGGGCTGCCGCCGAAGCGGTCGGCCGGGTGGAGCGTATGGGTGACGGCATCGCCCTGGTCTCGGGCCTGCCCGATATCCGGCTGATGGAGCTGCTGGATATGGGCGAGGGCCGCCGCGCCTTCGCGCTCACCCTCGACACCGGGCGGATCGGCGCGGTGATGATGGATGACGGCGCCGGCATCGCAGCCGGCAGCCCCGTGCGGGGCACCGGCCAGGTGGTGACGGTGCCGGTGGGCCCGGGCCTGCTGGGCCGGGTCATCGATCCGCTGGGCCGGCCGCTGGACGGGGGCGGGGCGGTGAAGGCGACGGAAACCCTGCCGGTCGAACGCCCGGCACCGGCGATCATGGATCGCGATCTGGTCACCGAGCCGGTGGAAACCGGCCTGCTGGTGGTGGACGCCCTCTTCGCCCTGGGCCGCGGCCAGCGGGAGCTGATCGTGGGGGACCGTGCCACCGGCAAGACGGCGGTGGCGGTCGACACGATCATCAACCAGGCCCATAGCGACATGATCTGCGTCTATGTCGCGGTCGGCCAGCGTGCGTCGGCCGTGCGCCGGGTGATCGATGCGGTGAAGCGTTTCGGAGCGCCGGAGCGCACGGTGTTCGTGGTTGCCGGCGCAGGCGCACCGGCCGGGCTGCAATGGATGGCGCCCTTCGCCGGCATGACGATTGCCGAGGCGGTGCGCGATGCCGGTGGCCATGCGCTGATCGTGATCGACGACCTGACCCGCCATGCCGCAACCCACCGCGAACTCGCCCTTCTGACCCACGAGCCGCCGGGCCGCGAGGCCTATCCGGGGGACATCTTCTACCTGCATTCCCGTCTGCTGGAACGGGCGGCCAAGCTGTCGCCGGAACTGGGCGGCGGCTCGCTGACCGCGCTGCCGATCGCGGAGACCGATGCCGGCAATCTTTCGGCCTATATCCCCACCAATCTGATCTCGATCACCGACGGCCAGATCGTTCTGGACCGCGGGTTGTTTGCGGCCGATCAGCGGCCGGCGGTGGATGTCGGCCTGTCGGTCAGCCGGGTGGGCGGCAAGACCCAGACCGCCGCCCTTCGCGGCGCGGTGGGCCGGCTGCGGCTGGATTATGCCCAGTTTCTGGAGCTGGAGATGTTCACCCGTTTCGGCCGCATGACCGATGCCCGCGTGCGTGACCGCATTCGCCGCGGCGAAGCGATCCGCGCCTGGCTGCGCCAGCCGCGCTATGCGGCGCTCCGCCCGATCGACGAGATCGGCGTGCTGGTGGGGCTGTCGGGAGGCATCTTCGACGGTCTGTCGAAGGATCAGGTGGAGGCCATCCGGCCGCGGCTGGCGGCACATCTGGACGCGCATGCGCCCGGTGCTGCCCGGATCGTGGCAGCTGGCGGCAAGCTGGATGATGCCGCGCGGGCCGAGCTGGTCGCCGCCCTGAAGGAACTTACGGGGCATCTGTCGGCACCCGCCGCCACGGGGACAAACGGATGA
- a CDS encoding F0F1 ATP synthase subunit gamma: MSGRLHDVEARIGTVRQLEAIVTAMRGIASVRAREARERIQAVRAHADIVGRAIGDALAMQAGDDRGGAPRRVVPMRTALLVVTPDQGFVGGLPDRLLDRAMEVAGSAPVDLLIVGDRGLMLAGVRGLDVAWSVPMLAHVDDVPALADHVAGALYDRLDTGRVRQLAVVHGTPSAGGEGNTVEIIHRQLVPFDFSRFPVSGRRVAPLITLPPAELLDGLAAEYVFAELCEVLLLAYAAENTARMTAMIAAKTGIERRREDLTNLARRIHQDEITDEIIELATGGMAVGRNGAG, from the coding sequence ATGAGCGGCCGCCTCCACGACGTCGAAGCGCGGATCGGCACGGTTCGTCAGCTGGAGGCGATCGTGACCGCCATGCGCGGCATCGCGTCCGTCCGGGCGCGGGAAGCACGGGAACGGATACAGGCGGTTCGGGCCCATGCCGACATCGTCGGACGTGCGATCGGCGACGCGCTGGCGATGCAGGCGGGTGATGATCGGGGTGGGGCGCCACGGCGGGTGGTGCCGATGCGCACCGCCCTTCTGGTCGTCACACCCGATCAGGGCTTTGTCGGCGGTCTGCCCGACCGGCTGCTCGACCGGGCGATGGAAGTGGCCGGGTCGGCTCCGGTGGATCTGCTGATCGTGGGCGACCGCGGGCTGATGCTGGCGGGCGTGCGCGGGCTGGATGTGGCCTGGTCGGTGCCGATGTTGGCCCATGTGGATGACGTGCCGGCCCTTGCCGATCATGTTGCAGGCGCGCTCTATGACCGGCTCGATACCGGGCGGGTGCGGCAGCTGGCGGTGGTGCACGGGACGCCCTCGGCCGGCGGGGAGGGCAACACCGTCGAGATCATCCATCGCCAGCTGGTGCCGTTCGACTTCTCGCGTTTCCCGGTTTCTGGCCGGCGCGTGGCGCCGCTCATCACGCTGCCGCCTGCCGAGCTGCTGGACGGGCTGGCCGCAGAATACGTTTTCGCCGAACTCTGCGAGGTGCTGCTGCTCGCCTATGCGGCCGAGAACACCGCCCGCATGACCGCGATGATCGCGGCCAAAACGGGGATCGAACGGCGGCGCGAGGATCTGACCAATCTCGCCCGCCGGATCCATCAGGACGAGATCACCGACGAGATCATCGAACTCGCAACGGGCGGCATGGCTGTCGGACGCAACGGCGCCGGCTAG